The following are encoded together in the Poseidonibacter lekithochrous genome:
- the clpA gene encoding ATP-dependent Clp protease ATP-binding subunit ClpA: MISKELRNIFSQAVGYAKSSNHEYLTLEHIFLMLIHDESIENLFVDLGVDSNKLFDDTKKYIEENTPVLPEGVEDEPLETVSLTSTIEYMVAHTQTSGKTNASVEDMFVAILKDEKSYATYLIHSLGIEKVDILEEFSHNEPLQSEDDAEEKNNKVLDKNSTELVALAQKGEIDPVIGREREISRVIEVLSRRKKNNPILVGEPGVGKTAIAEGLALEIAQEKVPEFLYDAKVFSLDMGSMIAGTKYRGDFEKKLKSLLQEVIKVPNAILFIDEIHTIVGAGSVGGSAMDASNILKPMLANGKLRCIGATTFAEFRNDFSKDKALSRRFAKVDIEEPSVEDSITILNGLKSKYEEFHGVEYSNDAIVSAVELSKKYITDRFLPDCAIDVIDEVGASKKINLATELKTKTKKNITVTQSDIEITVSKMAHIPARSATKSDLTLLKGLEKNMQKRVFGQDDAVSTIAQSIKRNKAGLGLDKKPIGSFLFTGPTGVGKTEVAKELSHQLGVHFERFDMSEYMEAHTISRLIGAPAGYVGFEQGGLLTEAIRKHPHTVLLLDEIEKAHPDLMSILLQVMDNAELTDNAGNKADFQNVILIMTSNLGATEANVMGFAKDDGLNENKAINKFFAPEFRNRLDNIVSFAALSLDVVAKVAGKFIEDLEEQLSDKNIKITISAKAKKQLATLGYDKAMGARPLNRVISDKIKNILTDEILFGKLKKGGQVKIDFKEDFIFDYKPL; encoded by the coding sequence ATGATTAGTAAAGAATTAAGAAACATTTTTTCGCAAGCAGTAGGTTATGCAAAAAGTAGTAACCATGAATATTTGACTTTAGAGCATATATTCTTAATGTTAATTCATGATGAATCAATTGAAAATTTATTTGTGGATTTAGGTGTAGATTCAAATAAGTTATTTGATGATACAAAAAAATATATTGAAGAAAATACTCCGGTTTTACCAGAAGGTGTTGAAGATGAACCTTTAGAGACTGTATCTTTAACTTCAACAATTGAGTATATGGTAGCACATACTCAAACAAGTGGTAAAACTAATGCAAGTGTAGAAGATATGTTTGTTGCTATATTAAAAGATGAAAAATCTTATGCAACATACCTTATTCACTCATTAGGTATTGAAAAAGTAGATATTTTAGAAGAGTTCTCTCATAATGAACCATTACAGAGTGAAGATGATGCAGAAGAAAAAAACAATAAAGTTTTAGATAAAAATTCTACTGAATTAGTAGCTCTTGCACAAAAAGGTGAAATTGATCCTGTAATTGGTCGAGAGAGAGAAATATCTAGAGTTATTGAAGTATTATCTAGAAGAAAAAAGAATAATCCAATTTTAGTAGGGGAACCAGGTGTTGGTAAAACTGCCATTGCTGAAGGTTTAGCTTTAGAGATTGCTCAAGAGAAAGTTCCTGAGTTTTTATATGATGCTAAGGTATTCTCATTAGATATGGGATCTATGATTGCTGGAACTAAATATAGAGGAGATTTTGAAAAGAAATTAAAATCTTTATTACAAGAAGTAATCAAAGTTCCTAATGCAATTTTATTTATTGATGAAATTCATACTATTGTTGGTGCTGGAAGTGTTGGAGGATCTGCTATGGATGCTTCAAATATTTTAAAACCAATGTTAGCAAATGGAAAACTAAGATGTATTGGTGCTACTACATTTGCTGAGTTTAGAAATGATTTCTCAAAAGATAAAGCATTATCTAGAAGATTTGCTAAAGTAGATATTGAAGAACCTTCTGTTGAAGACTCTATTACTATTCTAAATGGATTAAAATCTAAATATGAAGAGTTCCATGGGGTTGAATACTCAAATGATGCAATTGTGAGTGCTGTTGAATTAAGTAAGAAATATATCACTGATAGATTCCTACCTGATTGTGCTATTGATGTTATTGATGAGGTTGGGGCTTCTAAGAAAATTAACTTAGCAACTGAACTTAAAACAAAAACAAAAAAGAATATTACAGTAACTCAAAGTGATATTGAAATAACAGTTTCAAAAATGGCACATATTCCTGCTCGATCAGCTACTAAATCTGACCTTACTTTATTAAAAGGTTTAGAGAAAAATATGCAAAAAAGAGTATTTGGACAAGATGATGCTGTTAGTACTATTGCTCAATCAATCAAAAGAAACAAAGCAGGGCTTGGTTTAGATAAAAAACCTATTGGATCTTTTCTTTTCACTGGACCTACTGGTGTTGGTAAAACAGAAGTTGCAAAAGAGTTATCTCATCAATTAGGTGTACACTTTGAGAGATTTGATATGAGTGAATATATGGAAGCTCATACAATTTCAAGATTAATTGGAGCACCTGCTGGTTATGTTGGATTTGAACAAGGTGGATTATTAACAGAAGCCATTAGAAAACATCCTCATACAGTATTATTACTTGATGAAATTGAAAAAGCTCATCCTGATTTAATGTCTATTTTACTTCAAGTTATGGATAATGCAGAACTTACAGATAATGCTGGAAACAAAGCTGACTTCCAAAATGTAATTTTAATTATGACTTCAAATCTAGGGGCTACTGAAGCTAATGTTATGGGATTTGCAAAAGATGATGGTTTAAATGAAAATAAAGCTATCAATAAATTCTTTGCACCTGAGTTTAGAAATAGACTTGATAATATTGTTTCATTTGCAGCATTGAGTTTAGATGTTGTAGCAAAAGTTGCTGGTAAATTTATTGAAGATTTAGAAGAGCAATTAAGTGATAAGAATATTAAAATTACTATCTCTGCTAAAGCTAAAAAACAATTAGCAACATTAGGATATGACAAAGCTATGGGAGCTAGACCTCTTAATAGAGTTATATCTGACAAAATTAAAAACATTTTAACAGATGAAATATTATTTGGAAAATTGAAAAAAGGCGGACAAGTCAAAATCGATTTCAAAGAAGATTTTATCTTCGATTATAAGCCACTTTAA
- a CDS encoding ATP-dependent Clp protease adaptor ClpS — protein MANEIEIELEDELHLEEPKKYKVFLLNDDYSTMDFVIEILIKVFRKTVDEASAIMLNIHNNGREVCGVFTHEIAATKVSQVKTMAREQGFPLKAVMEEE, from the coding sequence GTGGCTAACGAAATAGAAATAGAATTAGAAGATGAATTACATTTAGAAGAGCCAAAAAAATATAAAGTATTCTTGTTGAATGATGATTATTCAACAATGGATTTTGTAATAGAAATTTTAATAAAAGTATTTAGAAAAACAGTAGATGAAGCTTCAGCAATCATGCTAAATATTCATAATAATGGTAGAGAAGTTTGTGGGGTATTTACTCACGAAATCGCAGCTACAAAAGTATCTCAAGTAAAAACTATGGCAAGAGAACAAGGCTTTCCTTTGAAAGCTGTTATGGAAGAAGAGTAA
- the bioD gene encoding dethiobiotin synthase, with amino-acid sequence MLKEKDYYKNKSLFITATNTDVGKTYASEKFLRYFAKQGLRVGYFKPCETGVIDLPLDGNKMLKITKELNPDFTAHINDVVPYQFKLPAAPYVSKGNTYIDIEVLKEKKEYLSTLCDVLIIEGAGGLMVPLEKNLFIIDLIKEFQTQAILITPSKLGSINDTLLSIEALKNRNIDYEFYINLYEDKDSFEEVSLPFLEEYFDKLNYLHNI; translated from the coding sequence ATGCTAAAAGAAAAAGATTATTATAAAAACAAATCATTGTTTATCACAGCAACAAATACAGACGTTGGAAAAACCTATGCTAGCGAAAAGTTTTTAAGATATTTCGCAAAACAAGGCCTTAGAGTTGGGTACTTCAAACCCTGTGAAACGGGTGTTATTGACTTACCTTTAGATGGTAATAAAATGTTAAAAATAACAAAAGAATTAAATCCAGATTTTACAGCACATATAAATGATGTTGTTCCCTATCAGTTTAAATTACCAGCAGCTCCTTATGTATCAAAAGGTAATACATATATAGATATAGAAGTACTGAAAGAAAAAAAAGAGTATTTGTCAACTTTATGTGATGTTCTTATTATAGAAGGTGCAGGTGGGCTTATGGTTCCCTTAGAAAAGAATCTATTTATTATTGACTTAATAAAAGAGTTCCAAACACAAGCCATTTTAATCACTCCATCTAAACTTGGAAGTATAAACGATACTTTACTTTCAATTGAAGCTTTAAAAAATAGAAATATAGATTATGAGTTCTATATTAATCTATATGAAGATAAAGACTCTTTTGAAGAAGTATCTCTTCCTTTTTTAGAAGAGTATTTTGATAAATTAAATTATCTACATAATATATAA
- a CDS encoding HpcH/HpaI aldolase/citrate lyase family protein encodes MTSAIDLSKLTANDDLTPVLGGHWPGIQIYYPPIKFNPLDGTYESMEQAKLRLQKHAYKTKAHTVLFDLEDGCRQKAMSRELLIQELPKFPERNFQIAIRINPFRTEEYEEDLKMLKQIHKYVDSIVLAKAGEVYGSAEIRDLSSWLVSIGSNLTIQPIIEHPKSLQIADRLMEHSTVKHVVFGIHDFSKAMAYKITPQGWIDELETFFNILTMEARVKGKGVIGGVEVLLTPHSLPDHCVEKKDIRRWLDLHGDEASRHVYAHAQREYAMGLTGKQVITPNHINVCKVAFTPSPKEIAKDVEILKEAIKADALLSGAIRYKGEMLDPPMFGKSLQNILRAYALTSLNKEDEIFALSVLNKMPIHTFKENWPYGQI; translated from the coding sequence ATGACTTCTGCAATAGATTTATCAAAATTAACGGCAAATGATGACTTAACACCAGTTCTTGGTGGACACTGGCCAGGTATACAAATTTACTACCCGCCAATTAAATTCAACCCATTAGATGGAACATATGAGAGTATGGAACAAGCTAAATTAAGATTACAAAAACATGCTTATAAAACAAAAGCACACACTGTACTATTTGATTTAGAAGATGGTTGTAGACAAAAAGCTATGTCAAGAGAATTATTAATTCAAGAACTTCCAAAGTTCCCTGAAAGAAATTTTCAAATAGCTATTAGAATTAATCCATTCAGAACTGAAGAGTATGAAGAAGATTTAAAAATGTTAAAACAAATCCACAAATATGTTGATTCAATTGTTTTAGCAAAAGCTGGGGAAGTATATGGTTCAGCTGAAATCAGAGATTTATCTTCTTGGTTAGTATCAATTGGTAGTAATTTAACTATTCAACCAATTATTGAGCATCCAAAGTCACTTCAAATTGCTGACAGATTAATGGAACATTCAACTGTTAAACACGTTGTATTTGGTATCCATGATTTTTCTAAAGCAATGGCTTATAAAATCACACCTCAAGGTTGGATTGATGAGTTAGAAACATTCTTTAACATTTTAACTATGGAAGCAAGAGTTAAAGGTAAAGGTGTTATCGGTGGAGTTGAAGTATTATTAACGCCACATTCATTACCTGATCACTGTGTTGAGAAAAAAGACATTAGAAGATGGTTAGATTTACATGGTGATGAAGCATCTAGACATGTTTATGCACATGCACAAAGAGAATATGCAATGGGTCTTACTGGAAAACAAGTAATTACTCCAAATCATATTAATGTATGTAAAGTAGCATTTACTCCATCTCCTAAAGAGATTGCAAAAGATGTTGAGATTTTAAAAGAAGCTATTAAAGCTGATGCTTTATTATCTGGTGCTATTAGATATAAAGGTGAAATGTTAGATCCACCAATGTTTGGTAAATCTTTACAAAATATCTTAAGAGCTTATGCACTTACGAGTTTAAATAAAGAAGATGAAATATTCGCATTATCTGTTTTAAACAAAATGCCTATTCATACATTTAAAGAAAACTGGCCTTACGGTCAAATTTAA
- a CDS encoding aldolase/citrate lyase family protein produces MSSTVKIEVPEYLNIGVACTSKHVGTKKENSTAMIIEDDKLGTDEISYKDLATKSDQICNFLTGLGFEARDRVLVCLKNSLAYPISFFGAIKAGIIAVPTSTLLSGSEVKYLAEDSQASAIVLSATMYDNLLPYLENLDNLKTIIVAGIDSTDGLNIPKGMNVYSFSEVLEKTDTTPNHYNSKSGEPAYLVYTSGTTGYPKGVLHSHRSLVGRTPATEYWFDFKENDRIMHSGKFNWTYVLGSALMDPLYNGHTVIAYEGGNDAGTWVDLIKKHKCTIFIGVPTIYRQIIQKTEFTADDCPSLRYCMSAGEHLSDEMIGLWRDRFKQDIFEAIGMSECSYYISHSKNNPIRPGSAGFVQPGHTVKLLDPNTLEEVGLEEEGMICIGEDDPGLFLEYWQLEEETRKARHNGYFFTGDYAKKDEDGYIWFVGRKDDIINTFGFRVSPHEIERVVKTHDLVADCVAFGLDIEKDKTIVAIAVIGHTELSEDEEAVVLKFAQDNLAKYKAPKTIFGMSDYPRTKNGKVLRKQLVKNLHDVYHAEETGEELIEYKARRSMLFVPSYNKHNVQKAKTVLADSVIFDLEAILGEQRAVARDTIREVYKEDGSKFGESERILRINNLGSEDLAKDLELVKEIEVDGLLFSKIESKDDVLEAVKLIDEVNPELTLMIMIETPLSVLNIQEICSASDRVEVVVVGSNKLANRLQIDIKKGSKAMFNYLSQIALASKAYGKTVIDGPHFDVLDEFACEDSTKDAFNLGFDGKSLIHPVQIEYINDIFTPKQSEVEDYEQMIAQYEDAKKEGKEVILFNNRLVDGSRIKWAKKMITLYETYKSLGQNLFNK; encoded by the coding sequence ATGAGTTCAACTGTAAAAATTGAAGTACCTGAATACTTAAATATTGGTGTTGCTTGTACATCTAAACATGTAGGTACTAAAAAAGAAAATAGCACTGCAATGATTATTGAAGATGATAAGTTAGGTACAGATGAAATATCATATAAAGATTTAGCTACTAAATCAGATCAAATCTGTAACTTCTTAACTGGTTTAGGATTTGAAGCAAGAGATAGAGTACTAGTATGTTTAAAAAACTCACTAGCTTACCCTATTTCATTCTTTGGAGCTATTAAAGCAGGTATTATTGCGGTACCTACTTCAACTTTATTATCTGGTTCTGAAGTTAAATACTTAGCTGAAGATTCACAAGCAAGTGCTATTGTATTATCTGCAACGATGTACGATAACTTACTTCCATACCTTGAAAACCTTGATAACTTAAAAACTATCATTGTTGCAGGTATTGATTCAACTGATGGGTTAAATATTCCAAAAGGTATGAATGTATACTCTTTCTCTGAAGTTTTAGAGAAAACAGATACTACACCTAATCACTATAACTCAAAATCAGGTGAACCAGCATACTTAGTATATACATCTGGAACAACTGGTTATCCAAAGGGTGTTTTACACTCTCATAGATCATTAGTTGGAAGAACTCCTGCTACTGAGTACTGGTTTGACTTTAAAGAGAATGATAGAATCATGCACTCTGGAAAATTCAACTGGACTTATGTATTAGGTTCTGCGCTTATGGATCCATTATATAATGGTCATACAGTTATTGCTTACGAAGGTGGTAATGATGCAGGAACATGGGTTGATTTAATTAAAAAGCATAAGTGTACTATCTTTATTGGAGTACCTACTATTTATAGACAAATCATTCAAAAGACTGAATTTACAGCTGATGATTGTCCATCATTAAGATATTGTATGTCTGCTGGTGAGCATTTATCTGATGAAATGATTGGATTATGGAGAGATAGATTTAAACAAGATATTTTTGAGGCAATTGGAATGAGTGAGTGTTCTTACTATATTTCACATTCAAAAAATAATCCAATTAGACCAGGATCTGCTGGATTCGTACAACCAGGACATACTGTAAAACTACTTGACCCAAATACTTTAGAAGAAGTTGGTCTTGAAGAAGAAGGTATGATTTGTATTGGTGAAGATGATCCAGGATTATTCTTAGAGTACTGGCAATTAGAAGAAGAAACTAGAAAAGCTAGACATAATGGTTACTTCTTTACAGGTGATTACGCTAAAAAAGATGAAGATGGTTATATTTGGTTCGTTGGTAGAAAAGATGACATCATTAATACATTCGGATTTAGAGTATCTCCACATGAAATTGAAAGAGTTGTAAAAACTCATGATTTAGTTGCTGATTGTGTTGCTTTTGGTTTAGATATTGAAAAAGACAAAACAATCGTTGCTATTGCTGTAATTGGACATACTGAATTAAGTGAAGATGAAGAAGCAGTAGTATTAAAATTTGCTCAAGATAACTTAGCAAAATATAAAGCACCTAAAACAATCTTTGGTATGAGTGATTACCCAAGAACTAAAAATGGAAAAGTTTTAAGAAAACAACTAGTTAAAAACTTACATGATGTATATCATGCAGAAGAGACTGGGGAAGAGCTTATTGAATATAAAGCTAGAAGATCAATGTTATTTGTACCTTCGTACAATAAACACAATGTTCAAAAAGCAAAAACTGTATTAGCTGATTCTGTAATTTTTGATCTAGAAGCAATTTTAGGTGAGCAAAGAGCAGTTGCTAGAGATACAATTAGAGAAGTATATAAAGAAGATGGTTCTAAATTTGGTGAGTCTGAAAGAATCTTAAGAATTAATAACTTAGGAAGTGAAGATTTAGCGAAAGATTTAGAATTAGTTAAAGAGATTGAAGTTGATGGTTTATTATTCTCTAAAATTGAATCAAAAGATGATGTTTTAGAAGCAGTTAAATTAATTGATGAGGTTAATCCTGAATTAACTCTAATGATTATGATTGAAACACCATTATCTGTATTAAACATCCAAGAAATTTGTTCTGCATCTGATAGAGTTGAAGTTGTTGTTGTTGGTTCTAATAAACTTGCAAATAGACTTCAAATTGATATCAAAAAAGGTTCAAAAGCGATGTTTAATTACCTTTCACAAATTGCATTAGCTTCTAAAGCTTATGGTAAAACTGTGATTGACGGTCCACACTTTGATGTACTTGATGAGTTTGCTTGTGAAGATTCAACAAAAGATGCATTCAACTTAGGATTCGATGGTAAATCATTAATCCATCCAGTTCAAATTGAATATATCAATGATATCTTTACTCCTAAACAATCAGAAGTTGAAGATTATGAGCAAATGATAGCGCAATACGAAGATGCTAAAAAAGAAGGGAAAGAAGTAATTCTTTTCAATAATAGATTAGTTGATGGTTCTAGAATTAAATGGGCTAAAAAAATGATTACATTATATGAAACATATAAATCATTAGGTCAAAACCTATTTAACAAATAA
- a CDS encoding MaoC family dehydratase yields MSKINVGNFFEDFSIGQKIVHPLPRTISEGDVSLYIAFTGSRFALHSSDVVANEMGFEKRPIDDTLMFHLTFGKSVQDISLNAIANLGYAEIAFPNSVYIGDTVSMTSSVIGLKENSNGKSGVVYVHSIGVNQDGAEVLNFKRWVMVHKKDKGTLSGIKEIPTFAEATPILDEINLPEIKCVDTDASGGKFFFEDYEKGERLNHPEGITVDNSDHTLATKLYQNNAKVHFNDHMMKSSPMGERLMYGGIVISMARAISFNGLQNASFMYAINSGAHANPTYAGDTIYAYTEVLETIDHKREDIGLLRLRTIAVKNQKSSEIENPKGEDGKYLKNVVLDLDYTVVIPKKKTKK; encoded by the coding sequence GTGTCTAAAATTAACGTTGGAAACTTTTTTGAAGATTTTTCAATTGGTCAAAAAATAGTTCACCCACTTCCTAGAACAATTAGTGAAGGAGATGTATCTTTATACATCGCTTTCACTGGTTCTAGATTTGCATTACATTCGTCAGATGTAGTAGCAAATGAAATGGGATTTGAGAAAAGACCTATTGATGATACATTAATGTTTCACTTAACATTTGGTAAATCTGTACAAGATATTTCTTTAAATGCAATTGCTAACTTAGGTTATGCAGAAATCGCATTCCCTAATTCTGTATATATTGGGGATACAGTTTCTATGACTTCATCAGTTATTGGATTAAAAGAGAATTCAAATGGAAAAAGTGGAGTTGTTTATGTTCATTCAATTGGTGTAAACCAAGATGGAGCAGAAGTTCTTAACTTCAAAAGATGGGTTATGGTTCACAAAAAAGATAAAGGAACTTTATCTGGAATTAAAGAAATTCCTACTTTTGCTGAAGCAACACCTATTCTAGATGAAATTAACTTACCAGAAATCAAGTGTGTAGATACTGATGCTTCTGGAGGAAAATTCTTCTTCGAAGATTATGAAAAAGGTGAAAGATTAAATCACCCTGAGGGTATTACAGTTGATAATAGTGATCATACACTAGCAACTAAGTTATACCAAAACAATGCAAAAGTTCATTTCAATGACCACATGATGAAAAGCTCACCAATGGGTGAGAGATTAATGTATGGTGGAATTGTAATTTCAATGGCTAGAGCTATTTCATTTAATGGTTTACAAAATGCATCATTCATGTATGCTATTAACTCTGGAGCTCATGCAAACCCAACTTATGCAGGTGATACAATTTATGCTTATACTGAAGTACTAGAAACAATTGATCATAAAAGAGAAGATATTGGATTATTAAGATTAAGAACGATTGCTGTGAAAAATCAGAAATCTTCAGAAATTGAAAACCCAAAAGGTGAAGATGGAAAGTACTTAAAAAATGTAGTACTTGATTTAGATTACACAGTAGTAATCCCAAAGAAAAAAACAAAAAAATAA
- a CDS encoding HpcH/HpaI aldolase/citrate lyase family protein, giving the protein MTHPNEALFGSGDNLPIIPSCEHFAGSEKLILKGFQMQEKLGPVFDITCDCEDGAETGKEVEHAEMIVRVVNSEANKYGMAGTRIHDFDHPDWRQDIDILVPGAGEKLAYITIPKSTSYEDAKTQVEYIQAKCKEANISREIPVHVLIETHGALQDVEKTATLPWVQVLDFGLMDFVSGYQGAIPASNMRSPGQFDHRLIGAAKAKVVQAALQNHIIPCHNVTLDLKNPYQTYKDAEKARNEFGFLRMWSIYPTQVQAIVDAMKPDFTELEAAQNILIAAQDAEWGPIQYDGELHDRATYRYFWELVQRANFSGTKLQDRVKERFFS; this is encoded by the coding sequence ATGACACACCCTAACGAAGCACTATTTGGTTCTGGAGACAACTTACCAATTATCCCATCTTGTGAGCACTTTGCAGGTAGCGAAAAGCTAATCCTAAAAGGTTTCCAAATGCAAGAGAAATTAGGACCTGTTTTTGATATTACTTGTGATTGTGAAGATGGAGCTGAAACTGGTAAAGAAGTTGAGCATGCAGAAATGATTGTAAGAGTTGTAAACTCTGAAGCTAACAAATACGGAATGGCAGGAACTAGAATTCACGATTTTGATCATCCAGATTGGAGACAAGATATTGATATTTTAGTACCAGGTGCTGGTGAGAAATTAGCATACATTACTATTCCTAAATCAACTTCTTATGAAGATGCAAAAACTCAAGTTGAATATATTCAAGCTAAATGTAAAGAAGCAAATATTTCAAGAGAGATTCCAGTTCACGTTTTAATTGAAACACACGGTGCTTTACAAGATGTAGAAAAAACTGCTACTTTACCATGGGTACAAGTATTAGACTTTGGTTTAATGGACTTTGTTTCTGGTTACCAAGGTGCAATTCCTGCATCTAACATGAGATCTCCAGGTCAATTTGATCATAGATTAATTGGTGCTGCTAAAGCAAAAGTTGTTCAAGCTGCATTACAAAATCACATTATTCCTTGTCATAATGTTACATTAGACTTAAAGAACCCATACCAAACTTACAAAGATGCTGAAAAAGCTAGAAATGAGTTCGGATTCTTAAGAATGTGGTCTATTTATCCAACACAAGTTCAAGCAATTGTTGATGCAATGAAACCAGACTTTACTGAGTTAGAAGCTGCACAAAATATCTTAATTGCTGCTCAAGATGCTGAGTGGGGACCAATCCAGTATGATGGTGAGTTACACGATAGAGCAACTTACAGATACTTCTGGGAATTAGTTCAAAGAGCAAACTTCTCTGGAACTAAATTACAAGATAGAGTTAAAGAAAGATTCTTCTCTTAA
- a CDS encoding fumarate hydratase, whose product MSVITEQDIIDSVADACQFISYYHPEDFVQGMVEAYEKEQSESAKNAIAQILINSKMCAMGHRPLCQDTGSVNIFVKVGLNAKLELTRELEDVLNAGVAKGYTNPDNTLRYSVVSDPAGKRANTKDNTPAVIHMSVNNGDTIDITVAAKGGGSENKSKFSVLNPSDSVYDWVMANVREMGAGWCPPGILGIGIGGNPEKSMLLAKESLMDHVDIHELQARGPQNALEELRLRLYEDINKVGIGAQGLGGLTTVLDVKILDYPCHAASLPVAMIPNCAATRHIHFELDGNGAVKFERPSLDIWPDLEIPMDSVKKVNIDDLTKENLSQFKSGDTLLLSGKILTARDAAHKKIVEYKNANKPLPNGLDLTDRFIYYVGPVDPVRDEKVGPAGPTTSTRMDKFTKDMMEIGILGMIGKAERKQPTIDLIKEYKSTYLIATGGAAYLISQSITDAKVIAFEEMGMEAIYEFEVKDMPVTVAVDSEGVSIHTTGPAKWRTI is encoded by the coding sequence ATGAGCGTAATTACAGAACAAGATATTATCGACAGCGTTGCTGACGCCTGTCAATTTATCTCATACTATCATCCAGAAGATTTCGTACAAGGTATGGTTGAAGCATACGAAAAAGAACAATCAGAATCTGCAAAGAATGCAATCGCGCAAATTCTAATTAATTCTAAAATGTGTGCAATGGGTCACAGACCTTTATGTCAAGATACTGGTTCAGTTAACATTTTTGTTAAAGTTGGTTTAAATGCTAAACTTGAATTAACAAGAGAACTTGAAGATGTATTAAATGCAGGTGTAGCTAAAGGTTATACTAATCCAGATAATACTTTAAGATATTCTGTTGTTTCTGATCCTGCAGGAAAAAGAGCTAATACAAAAGATAATACTCCAGCTGTTATTCACATGAGTGTTAACAATGGTGATACTATTGATATTACTGTTGCTGCTAAAGGTGGTGGTTCTGAGAATAAATCTAAATTCTCTGTATTAAATCCATCTGATTCAGTTTATGACTGGGTTATGGCTAATGTTAGAGAAATGGGTGCTGGTTGGTGTCCTCCTGGAATTTTAGGTATTGGTATTGGTGGAAATCCAGAGAAGTCTATGCTTTTAGCAAAAGAATCTTTAATGGATCACGTTGATATTCATGAATTACAAGCAAGAGGTCCACAAAATGCTCTTGAAGAATTAAGATTAAGATTATACGAAGATATTAACAAAGTTGGTATTGGAGCACAAGGTCTTGGTGGTTTAACTACTGTTCTTGATGTTAAAATCTTAGATTACCCATGTCACGCCGCATCGTTACCAGTTGCAATGATTCCAAATTGTGCAGCTACTAGACATATTCATTTTGAATTAGATGGTAATGGTGCAGTTAAATTTGAAAGACCTTCTTTAGACATCTGGCCAGATTTAGAAATCCCAATGGACAGTGTTAAAAAAGTTAATATTGATGATTTAACAAAAGAAAACTTATCTCAATTTAAATCAGGTGATACATTATTATTATCTGGAAAAATCTTAACAGCTAGAGATGCTGCTCATAAGAAAATTGTTGAGTACAAAAACGCTAATAAACCTTTACCAAATGGTTTAGACTTAACTGATAGATTTATCTACTACGTTGGACCAGTTGATCCTGTAAGAGATGAAAAAGTAGGACCTGCGGGACCAACTACATCTACAAGAATGGATAAATTTACTAAAGACATGATGGAAATCGGAATCTTAGGTATGATTGGTAAAGCTGAAAGAAAGCAACCAACTATTGATTTAATTAAAGAATACAAATCTACTTACTTAATTGCTACTGGTGGAGCTGCTTATTTAATTTCTCAATCAATTACTGATGCAAAAGTTATTGCTTTTGAAGAAATGGGTATGGAAGCTATTTACGAATTTGAAGTAAAAGACATGCCAGTTACAGTAGCGGTCGACTCTGAGGGTGTATCTATTCACACTACAGGTCCTGCTAAATGGAGAACTATCTAA